Proteins encoded by one window of Blautia luti:
- the srtB gene encoding class B sortase encodes MKRLKAFAVGMILAAAGLMFYCGSFYITSHRQNKEAEENWKQIEQTAHTSEQTSEDHAVKQKKRKEKNKKQKIRESFGISWENLRKINPRTVAWITVPGADISYPVVQGDDDEFYLKHNFQDEENLFGCIFLGKANRKDFSDSHSFLYGHNMQGNMMFANLNRYEDPAYLEQYPEFEIITPEKKYTYRIFSVEQAQEGSTAFEYGYDLSGNAYREQLMLLKNHSLYDTGIMPRSDRQIVTLVTCNSRLDQTVRMAVHGNLRNTLSWSQYSARK; translated from the coding sequence ATGAAACGGCTGAAAGCATTTGCAGTGGGGATGATCCTGGCTGCGGCAGGGTTGATGTTCTATTGCGGAAGTTTCTATATAACCAGCCACAGACAAAATAAAGAAGCAGAAGAAAACTGGAAGCAGATAGAACAAACTGCCCATACAAGTGAACAGACATCTGAAGATCATGCTGTGAAACAGAAGAAACGAAAGGAGAAAAATAAAAAACAAAAGATCAGGGAATCCTTCGGGATTTCCTGGGAAAATTTAAGAAAGATCAATCCCCGGACAGTTGCCTGGATTACTGTCCCGGGAGCGGATATTTCTTACCCTGTAGTGCAGGGAGACGATGATGAATTTTATCTGAAGCATAACTTTCAGGATGAGGAGAATCTGTTCGGCTGCATTTTTCTTGGAAAAGCGAACAGGAAAGATTTCTCGGATTCCCACAGTTTTCTGTATGGCCATAATATGCAGGGAAATATGATGTTTGCCAATCTGAACCGTTATGAAGATCCTGCTTATCTGGAACAATATCCTGAATTTGAGATCATTACACCTGAAAAGAAATACACCTATCGAATCTTCTCCGTAGAACAGGCGCAGGAAGGAAGTACAGCATTTGAGTACGGATATGATCTGTCAGGAAATGCATACAGAGAACAGCTTATGCTACTGAAAAACCATTCTCTCTATGATACAGGGATCATGCCTCGCTCAGATCGGCAGATTGTCACACTGGTTACGTGTAATTCCAGACTGGACCAGACAGTGAGAATGGCGGTTCATGGGAATCTGAGAAATACTCTGTCCTGGAGTCAGTATAGTGCCCGTAAGTAG
- the araA gene encoding L-arabinose isomerase, with translation MKTGRNYKFWFCTGSQDLYGDECLRKVAEHSKIIVEELNKSGVLPFELVWKPTLITNELIRKTFNEANADEDCAGVITWMHTFSPAKSWILGLKEYRKPLCHLHTQFNEEIPYDTIDMDFMNENQSAHGGREYGHIVTRMGIERKVIVGHWADKEVQERLASWMRTAVGIMESSHIRVCRVADNMRNVAVTEGDKVEAQIKFGWEVDAYPVNEIADYVKDVAKGDVDALVDEYYSKYDIILEGRDPEEFKRHVAVQAQIEIGFEKFLEEKNYQAIVTHFGDLGALQQLPGLAIQRLMEKGYGFGAEGDWKTAAMVRLMKVMTAGMKDAKGTSMMEDYTYNLVPGKEGILQSHMLEVCPSVADGKIGIKVCPLSMGDREDPARLVFTSKTGPAIATSLIDLGDRFRLIINDVECKKVEKPMPKLPVGSAFWTPQPNLKTGAEAWILAGGAHHTAFTYDLTAEQMGDWANAMGIEAVYIDKDTNIRDFKNELRWNELAYRK, from the coding sequence ATGAAAACAGGAAGAAACTACAAATTCTGGTTTTGCACAGGTTCACAGGATCTTTACGGAGATGAATGCTTAAGAAAAGTTGCAGAGCATTCCAAAATTATTGTAGAAGAATTAAATAAGAGCGGTGTACTTCCATTCGAACTTGTATGGAAACCAACACTGATCACAAACGAACTGATCCGTAAAACATTCAATGAAGCAAATGCAGATGAGGACTGCGCAGGTGTTATCACATGGATGCATACTTTCTCACCGGCAAAATCCTGGATTCTTGGTCTGAAAGAATATAGAAAACCACTTTGCCATCTGCATACACAGTTTAATGAAGAAATTCCTTATGACACCATCGATATGGACTTCATGAACGAGAACCAGTCTGCACATGGCGGCCGTGAATATGGTCACATTGTTACAAGAATGGGAATCGAGAGAAAAGTTATCGTTGGCCACTGGGCTGACAAAGAAGTTCAGGAAAGACTTGCTTCCTGGATGCGTACAGCAGTTGGTATTATGGAAAGCAGCCATATCCGTGTTTGCCGTGTAGCTGATAATATGAGAAACGTAGCAGTTACAGAAGGTGATAAAGTAGAAGCACAGATCAAATTCGGATGGGAAGTTGATGCTTATCCTGTAAATGAGATCGCTGATTATGTAAAAGACGTAGCTAAGGGCGATGTTGATGCATTAGTTGACGAATATTACAGCAAATACGACATTATTCTTGAGGGAAGAGATCCGGAAGAATTCAAACGCCACGTAGCAGTACAGGCCCAGATCGAAATCGGATTTGAGAAATTCCTGGAAGAGAAGAACTACCAGGCAATCGTTACACACTTTGGTGATCTGGGTGCTCTTCAGCAGCTTCCTGGACTTGCAATCCAGAGACTTATGGAAAAAGGCTATGGATTCGGTGCAGAAGGTGACTGGAAGACAGCAGCAATGGTTCGTCTGATGAAAGTCATGACAGCAGGAATGAAAGATGCTAAGGGAACTTCCATGATGGAAGACTATACATACAATCTGGTACCTGGAAAAGAAGGAATCCTTCAGTCTCATATGCTTGAGGTTTGCCCGTCTGTTGCAGATGGCAAGATCGGCATCAAAGTTTGCCCGCTTTCTATGGGTGACAGAGAAGATCCTGCAAGACTTGTATTCACAAGCAAGACAGGTCCGGCTATCGCAACATCCCTGATCGACCTTGGCGATCGTTTCCGTCTGATCATCAACGATGTAGAGTGTAAGAAAGTAGAGAAACCAATGCCGAAACTTCCTGTAGGAAGCGCATTCTGGACACCACAGCCAAATCTTAAGACAGGTGCAGAAGCATGGATTCTTGCAGGCGGCGCTCATCATACAGCATTCACCTATGACCTGACAGCAGAGCAGATGGGTGACTGGGCAAATGCAATGGGTATTGAAGCTGTTTATATTGACAAAGATACAAACATCCGTGACTTCAAGAACGAACTGAGATGGAATGAGCTTGCATACAGAAAATAA
- a CDS encoding GntR family transcriptional regulator, with amino-acid sequence MTENGKPKYFSLMEQLKADIVSGAICPGEKLPSENELSQKYSLSRHTVRKALGILEQDGYVEAFHGKGTFCSENMSHIRKSKNIAVVTTYISDYIFPRLIQGMDNVLSERGYSIILKNTGNSRQKEAKCLEELLKKDIDGLIIEPSKSEMVCKHRNLYQNLDKFQIPYVFIQGIYSEMKEKPHILMDDARGGYLVTRYLTELGHRNIMGFFKADDMQGLERHKGYVKALQEAEISYDPDNVVWFHTEDRKVKPALIAREMLEKGNLPDGIVCYNDQIAVQVMEELEKAGIRIPDDISVTGYDNSLYARRGTGITTIAHPQEKLGEMAAELIMEKINGVAEKDSKVERLIQPELIIRGSCAVNKKKDNM; translated from the coding sequence ATGACAGAGAATGGAAAGCCTAAATATTTTTCCCTGATGGAGCAGCTGAAGGCAGACATTGTTTCAGGTGCTATCTGCCCGGGGGAAAAGCTTCCTTCAGAAAATGAACTTTCACAGAAATATTCTCTCAGCAGGCATACGGTGCGGAAAGCACTGGGGATACTGGAACAGGATGGATATGTAGAAGCATTTCACGGAAAAGGGACATTCTGCTCTGAGAATATGAGCCATATCCGGAAGTCCAAGAATATAGCAGTAGTTACTACTTATATTTCTGACTATATTTTCCCAAGGCTGATTCAGGGAATGGACAATGTACTGTCTGAAAGAGGATACAGCATTATCCTGAAAAATACAGGAAACAGCCGTCAGAAAGAGGCAAAATGTCTGGAGGAATTGCTGAAAAAGGATATCGATGGTCTGATCATTGAGCCAAGTAAAAGTGAAATGGTCTGCAAACACAGGAATCTTTATCAGAATCTGGATAAATTTCAGATTCCATATGTGTTCATTCAGGGAATCTACTCTGAGATGAAGGAGAAGCCGCATATTCTTATGGATGATGCCAGAGGCGGATATCTGGTCACCAGATATCTCACAGAACTGGGACACAGAAATATCATGGGATTTTTTAAGGCAGATGATATGCAGGGGCTGGAACGCCATAAGGGATATGTAAAAGCACTGCAGGAAGCCGAGATTTCCTATGATCCGGACAATGTGGTCTGGTTTCATACAGAGGACAGGAAAGTCAAGCCTGCGCTGATCGCCAGAGAAATGCTGGAAAAGGGAAATCTGCCGGACGGGATTGTCTGCTACAATGACCAGATCGCGGTACAGGTGATGGAAGAACTTGAAAAGGCGGGAATCCGTATACCGGATGATATTTCTGTTACAGGTTATGATAATTCACTGTATGCGCGGAGAGGCACAGGAATCACCACTATCGCCCATCCTCAGGAAAAGCTGGGAGAAATGGCAGCAGAGCTGATTATGGAAAAAATCAACGGTGTTGCGGAAAAGGACAGCAAAGTAGAGCGCCTGATCCAGCCGGAACTGATCATCAGAGGTTCCTGCGCAGTTAATAAAAAGAAAGACAATATGTAA